One Chryseobacterium wanjuense genomic region harbors:
- a CDS encoding TetR/AcrR family transcriptional regulator: protein MSKAERTKQFIIETAAPIINKKGMAGTSMSDIMEATKLAKGGIYGNFESKDEICKEAYSYLSSTLAGRLNEAVTKGKTAKEKLDNLLDVYENKSLSGGCPILNFGIEADDTHPEIKQRVNQSISSARNRIAGILEFGISNNEVSKDIDVKVFSTKAFAMIEGAIMCRRIMDNDEVISTIIETIKKDFESYLI, encoded by the coding sequence ATGAGCAAAGCCGAAAGAACCAAACAATTCATCATTGAAACTGCAGCTCCTATCATTAATAAAAAAGGAATGGCAGGAACTTCAATGTCGGACATCATGGAAGCGACCAAGCTGGCAAAAGGCGGGATTTACGGCAACTTTGAAAGCAAAGACGAGATCTGTAAAGAAGCTTATTCTTATCTTTCGTCTACTTTGGCCGGAAGGCTGAATGAAGCTGTAACCAAGGGAAAAACAGCCAAAGAAAAGCTTGATAATCTGCTGGATGTTTACGAAAATAAAAGTCTTTCCGGAGGGTGTCCTATTCTCAATTTCGGGATCGAGGCAGATGACACGCATCCTGAGATCAAACAAAGGGTGAATCAGTCGATTTCCTCTGCCAGAAACAGGATCGCAGGAATTCTTGAATTTGGAATTTCGAATAATGAAGTGTCAAAAGATATTGACGTGAAAGTATTCAGTACTAAAGCTTTTGCGATGATCGAGGGCGCAATTATGTGCAGAAGAATCATGGATAATGATGAAGTGATTTCTACCATCATCGAAACAATAAAAAAAGATTTTGAATCTTATTTGATTTAA
- a CDS encoding ClpXP adapter SpxH family protein: MENKTSNPLLCDPATGICEVPGEKTEIGDINVKANEKPVKVIYFTDPICSSCWGIEPQLRKLKLEYGNNVDIEYRMGGLLPDWSYNSGGISKPSDVAHHWDEVSHYYDMPIDGDVWLQDPLDSSYPPSIAFKAAQMQDKTKAIEFMRELREMVFLKKINIAKWDNIAAAAKKVGLNADQLKSDYEGKGKELFQEDLKLAREMGVRGFPTMFFTNGAGSKEIVYGSKPYAFYETAILRVNSETKKSEYSKTWESLFAKYNSLTAKEFSELSGTPRKESEQLLNELAAKGTLEKLTTKNGSIWTLKS, encoded by the coding sequence ATGGAGAACAAGACATCAAACCCACTATTATGTGATCCTGCTACAGGAATTTGTGAAGTACCCGGAGAAAAAACTGAAATCGGGGATATCAATGTAAAAGCTAATGAAAAGCCTGTAAAAGTTATTTATTTTACAGATCCTATCTGCTCTTCCTGCTGGGGAATCGAGCCTCAGCTGAGAAAACTAAAACTGGAATACGGAAACAACGTAGACATAGAATACAGAATGGGAGGACTTCTTCCGGATTGGAGCTACAACAGCGGCGGAATAAGCAAGCCTTCTGACGTAGCGCACCATTGGGACGAAGTGAGCCACTATTACGATATGCCGATCGACGGTGATGTATGGTTGCAGGATCCTCTGGATTCATCATATCCGCCATCTATTGCTTTCAAAGCAGCGCAGATGCAGGATAAAACGAAGGCTATTGAATTCATGAGAGAACTTCGTGAAATGGTATTTTTAAAGAAAATAAACATCGCAAAATGGGATAATATCGCTGCTGCAGCTAAAAAAGTAGGCCTTAATGCAGATCAGTTGAAATCAGATTATGAAGGAAAAGGAAAAGAACTTTTCCAGGAAGATCTGAAACTGGCCAGAGAAATGGGCGTTCGTGGTTTTCCTACGATGTTCTTTACCAACGGAGCGGGAAGTAAGGAAATTGTGTATGGCTCAAAACCTTATGCATTCTACGAAACAGCGATCCTTAGAGTAAATTCGGAGACAAAAAAATCTGAATATTCTAAAACTTGGGAAAGTCTTTTTGCAAAGTACAATTCTCTTACCGCAAAAGAATTTTCAGAATTGTCCGGAACACCAAGAAAAGAAAGCGAGCAACTTCTGAATGAGCTTGCCGCTAAAGGAACTCTGGAAAAGCTGACCACCAAAAACGGTTCTATCTGGACCTTGAAATCGTAA
- a CDS encoding NAD(P)-dependent oxidoreductase, producing MKINKVAVIGGTGKSGKYLVQHLLDKNYSIKLLLRNPDNFTLQNPLIEVVKGDARNFESIKDLVQGCDVVISTLGQPKGEKSIFSDAAKNIINAMNSNGIKRYIVTTGLSVNTSKDHKNGKVKMATDWMYQNYPETTTDKQKEYEILAESNLDWTLVRLPLINLTTESFKTETSLEDCKGENISATDLSEFLVSQIGDRSYIKESPFLYNF from the coding sequence ATGAAAATAAATAAAGTAGCCGTAATCGGCGGAACCGGAAAATCCGGAAAATATCTTGTTCAACATCTTTTGGATAAAAATTATTCCATTAAATTATTACTGAGAAATCCTGATAATTTTACGCTTCAAAACCCTTTAATAGAAGTTGTGAAAGGCGATGCACGAAATTTTGAATCCATCAAAGATCTCGTTCAGGGTTGTGATGTTGTGATCAGTACACTAGGGCAGCCGAAAGGTGAGAAATCGATCTTCAGTGACGCTGCGAAAAATATCATTAACGCCATGAATAGTAACGGAATAAAAAGGTATATCGTAACCACAGGTTTAAGTGTCAACACGTCCAAAGACCATAAAAACGGAAAGGTAAAAATGGCTACCGACTGGATGTATCAGAACTATCCCGAAACTACGACAGATAAGCAAAAAGAATACGAAATTCTTGCAGAAAGTAATCTGGACTGGACGTTGGTACGGCTTCCTTTAATCAATTTAACAACCGAAAGCTTTAAAACCGAAACAAGCCTGGAAGACTGTAAAGGTGAAAATATCAGCGCAACAGATCTCTCTGAATTTCTGGTTTCGCAGATTGGCGACAGAAGTTATATAAAAGAGAGTCCGTTTTTGTATAATTTTTAA
- a CDS encoding SDR family oxidoreductase has protein sequence MKTIFITGASTGLGKAAAKLFQSRGWNVIATMRNPQAETELTQLENVTLLPLDVTSMEQIQSNVKKALEISDIDVVFNNAGYGLIGPLEALEDDQILKQLDTNLLGVIRVTKEFIPYFREKKSGMFITTTSIGGLLAFPLSSTYHATKWALEGWSESLSFELNKFGIDIKTVSPGGIKTDFISRSLDTGTKPEYQEMIDSMFSNTESIMEGASEPETIAEVVYEAATDGKKQLRYIAGEDAKALYAQRLEMGAEAFREEFGKQFI, from the coding sequence ATGAAAACAATTTTCATCACAGGTGCCTCAACAGGACTAGGAAAAGCAGCAGCAAAATTATTTCAAAGCAGAGGATGGAATGTCATCGCAACAATGAGAAATCCCCAAGCAGAAACAGAATTGACCCAACTGGAAAATGTGACGCTTCTTCCATTGGATGTGACAAGTATGGAACAAATTCAGTCAAACGTAAAAAAAGCATTGGAAATCAGCGATATCGATGTGGTTTTTAATAATGCAGGGTACGGTTTGATCGGCCCATTGGAAGCGTTGGAAGACGATCAAATTTTAAAGCAATTGGATACCAATTTATTAGGGGTAATTCGTGTCACAAAAGAATTTATTCCTTATTTCAGAGAAAAGAAAAGCGGAATGTTCATTACAACAACTTCTATCGGCGGATTGCTTGCATTCCCTTTGAGTTCTACGTATCACGCTACAAAATGGGCGTTGGAAGGATGGAGCGAAAGTCTTAGTTTTGAATTAAATAAATTCGGAATTGATATAAAAACCGTTTCTCCCGGAGGTATTAAAACCGATTTTATCAGCCGTTCTTTAGACACCGGAACAAAACCTGAATATCAGGAAATGATCGATAGCATGTTCTCCAACACAGAATCGATAATGGAAGGTGCATCTGAGCCGGAAACTATCGCTGAAGTGGTTTACGAAGCTGCAACAGACGGCAAAAAACAATTAAGATATATCGCAGGAGAAGACGCAAAAGCATTGTATGCACAACGTCTGGAAATGGGCGCTGAAGCTTTCAGAGAAGAGTTTGGGAAACAGTTTATTTAA
- a CDS encoding winged helix-turn-helix transcriptional regulator: MKKEANVNTTLICKNRMNAIKDAMEILSGKWKFHILGTLMQGEKMRFMDLLREIDGIAAKMLSKELQDMEINHLINRTVLNTKPVTVEYEVTEYGKTIEPIIDEIAKWGIEYRRSLYQK, from the coding sequence ATGAAAAAGGAAGCCAACGTTAATACAACATTGATATGTAAAAACAGGATGAATGCTATAAAAGATGCAATGGAAATCCTATCCGGAAAGTGGAAGTTCCATATTTTAGGGACATTAATGCAGGGCGAAAAAATGCGATTTATGGATTTATTGCGCGAAATCGACGGTATTGCTGCCAAAATGCTTTCCAAAGAACTGCAGGACATGGAAATCAACCATCTCATCAATCGTACGGTATTGAATACGAAGCCTGTAACGGTAGAATATGAAGTTACCGAGTACGGAAAAACCATCGAACCCATCATCGACGAAATCGCAAAATGGGGCATTGAATACAGAAGATCTTTGTATCAAAAATAA
- a CDS encoding MFS transporter, with the protein MRNLDTNHKGFSTFLALGLIPLSGFATDIYLPSLPSMAKDLHVSSAAIQLSLVLFMFSNGISQIFIGSIIDSFGRYKVAVASLAVFSITSFMIALVPNIYLIYVMRIIQGIAIAFIVVGKRAYFVDLYSGEKLKNYISLFSIIWASAPILAPFLGGYLQDLFGWRSNFYFLGILSLAFLVLELIYSGETLKYYHPFKVKTITETYVGKIKTPDFTLGIIILGISFGLVVVYSLSSPFIIERVLGYSSVATGYSSLLSGLSLMTGGIIAKSMINKPLAQKVITAISIQIILVVLMIGTVPFGTNIFTLVGFTIGIHMAGGFTFNVVYAYCLSRFTKNAGIASGLTGGVLYIISSLVSYSFANLYAVKSQVLLGVANITLIMILIVVFIFFNKYRKLALQLDK; encoded by the coding sequence ATGAGAAATTTAGACACTAATCATAAGGGTTTTAGCACATTTCTTGCTCTTGGCTTAATTCCGTTATCGGGATTTGCAACGGATATTTATTTACCTTCATTGCCTTCGATGGCGAAAGATCTGCATGTTTCTTCGGCGGCAATTCAGCTTTCTTTGGTTTTATTTATGTTCAGCAACGGGATCAGTCAGATTTTTATCGGAAGCATTATCGATAGTTTTGGTCGTTACAAGGTTGCTGTGGCTTCATTGGCTGTATTTTCCATCACCAGTTTTATGATTGCTCTCGTTCCGAATATTTACCTGATTTACGTGATGAGAATCATCCAGGGAATTGCCATTGCCTTCATCGTTGTCGGAAAAAGGGCTTATTTTGTGGATCTTTATTCCGGTGAAAAACTGAAAAATTACATCAGCCTATTTTCAATTATCTGGGCTTCAGCTCCGATTTTAGCTCCGTTTTTGGGAGGATATCTTCAGGATCTTTTCGGATGGCGTTCCAATTTTTATTTCCTGGGAATTTTATCGTTGGCTTTTTTAGTTTTAGAATTAATCTACAGTGGGGAAACCTTAAAATATTATCATCCGTTTAAAGTAAAAACCATCACAGAAACGTATGTCGGAAAAATAAAAACTCCGGATTTTACCTTAGGAATTATCATTTTAGGAATCAGCTTTGGGCTGGTTGTAGTGTACAGTCTGTCGAGTCCGTTTATTATTGAAAGAGTTTTGGGTTATTCTTCAGTGGCAACGGGATACAGCTCATTATTGTCCGGATTATCATTAATGACGGGTGGAATTATCGCAAAATCGATGATTAATAAACCGCTGGCTCAGAAAGTGATCACAGCAATTTCCATACAGATTATTTTAGTAGTGTTAATGATCGGAACCGTTCCTTTTGGTACCAATATTTTCACTTTGGTCGGTTTCACCATCGGAATTCATATGGCGGGAGGATTTACCTTTAATGTGGTTTATGCGTACTGTTTAAGCCGTTTTACAAAAAATGCCGGAATTGCGAGCGGATTAACGGGAGGTGTTTTATACATCATCAGCTCTTTGGTAAGCTATAGTTTTGCCAATTTATATGCCGTAAAAAGCCAGGTTTTATTGGGCGTTGCCAATATTACTTTAATTATGATCCTTATTGTAGTGTTTATTTTCTTCAATAAATATCGAAAACTTGCCCTTCAATTGGATAAATAA
- a CDS encoding endonuclease V, producing MIYAFDTYYFEDYANTICIAFENWNSENEAEIFSEKTNITSEYESGAFYKRELPCILSLLKKIQLTTGDIIIVDGYVTLNDEGKIGLGGYLYEALDQKYPVIGIAKNEFNSPDSRRRSIYRGESKTPLFLTAIGMDVDEIKPKVEAMHGAFRIPALLKKLDQLTRI from the coding sequence ATGATTTACGCATTTGATACGTATTACTTTGAGGATTATGCCAATACGATCTGTATCGCTTTTGAAAACTGGAATTCCGAAAATGAAGCTGAAATTTTCAGTGAAAAGACAAATATCACCTCAGAGTATGAAAGCGGCGCCTTTTACAAAAGAGAACTTCCCTGCATTTTGAGTTTGCTTAAAAAGATCCAGCTTACAACCGGAGACATCATCATCGTCGACGGATATGTCACTTTAAATGACGAGGGCAAAATAGGGTTGGGAGGCTATCTGTATGAAGCTTTAGACCAAAAATATCCTGTCATCGGGATTGCAAAGAATGAATTTAACTCCCCGGATTCCCGAAGAAGGTCAATCTACCGTGGAGAAAGCAAAACACCATTATTTTTAACGGCAATCGGAATGGATGTTGATGAAATCAAACCAAAAGTAGAGGCGATGCACGGAGCCTTCAGAATACCTGCACTTTTAAAAAAACTGGATCAGCTGACGAGAATTTAA
- a CDS encoding GNAT family N-acetyltransferase: MIREARLEDIPQIQKVRNSVKENTLSDPNLVTDKDCEEFLFERGKGWVYEIDDQIVGFSIVDLKEKNIWALFLDPGFEKQGIGRKLHDTMLDWYFEQTKETVWLGTAPKTRAENFYRKSGWKETGTHGKGEIKFEMTYNNWKNK, translated from the coding sequence ATGATTCGAGAAGCCCGATTAGAAGATATTCCGCAGATACAGAAAGTGCGAAATTCAGTCAAAGAAAATACTTTGTCTGATCCCAATTTAGTTACCGATAAAGATTGCGAAGAGTTTTTATTTGAAAGAGGAAAAGGCTGGGTATATGAAATTGATGATCAGATTGTCGGATTTTCGATTGTGGATTTAAAAGAAAAAAACATCTGGGCTTTGTTTCTGGATCCCGGTTTTGAAAAGCAGGGCATCGGAAGAAAACTTCATGATACAATGCTCGACTGGTATTTTGAGCAGACCAAAGAAACCGTCTGGCTGGGAACTGCACCCAAGACCAGAGCAGAAAATTTTTACAGGAAATCCGGCTGGAAAGAAACCGGAACTCACGGAAAAGGTGAAATAAAATTTGAAATGACTTATAACAACTGGAAAAATAAATAA
- a CDS encoding VOC family protein, which produces MKQNVKSIRPFIGSENFEESRNFYKDLGFEEVILDTKLSVFKKQEIAFYLQDAYVKDWIDNTMLFIEVENVEAFWQELLGLNLTEKYKSARLTPIRTMDWGKECFVHDPAGILWHFGEFFNK; this is translated from the coding sequence ATGAAACAAAACGTAAAATCAATCCGCCCGTTTATCGGTTCCGAAAATTTTGAGGAAAGCAGAAATTTTTATAAAGATTTGGGCTTTGAAGAAGTTATTTTAGACACCAAATTATCGGTATTCAAAAAACAGGAAATCGCGTTCTACCTTCAGGATGCCTACGTAAAAGACTGGATCGATAATACCATGCTTTTCATTGAAGTAGAAAATGTTGAAGCATTCTGGCAGGAACTTTTAGGTTTAAATCTTACTGAAAAATACAAAAGTGCAAGATTAACTCCCATAAGAACGATGGATTGGGGAAAAGAGTGTTTCGTGCATGATCCTGCAGGAATTTTGTGGCATTTCGGGGAGTTTTTTAATAAATAA
- a CDS encoding VOC family protein — MKMKQIWGNLAITDIEQTTKFYTALGFKPNGEMNSKELISFSCGENNFIINFFLKDVLENNTKTQFSDLKNGNEIIFSLSAESRDQVNEWVEIVKNAGGKISVEPYEIGEGYTFVFSDPDGHKFNVLYWPGM; from the coding sequence ATGAAAATGAAACAAATCTGGGGAAACCTCGCGATCACAGACATTGAGCAGACAACCAAGTTTTATACCGCGCTGGGTTTTAAACCAAATGGCGAAATGAATTCTAAGGAACTAATCAGTTTTTCTTGTGGTGAAAATAATTTTATCATTAATTTTTTCCTGAAAGATGTCCTTGAAAACAATACCAAAACCCAATTTTCAGACTTAAAAAACGGTAATGAAATTATCTTTAGCCTTTCCGCAGAAAGCAGGGATCAGGTAAATGAATGGGTGGAAATTGTAAAAAATGCCGGCGGAAAAATTTCCGTTGAACCTTATGAAATCGGTGAAGGATATACTTTTGTGTTTTCCGATCCGGATGGGCATAAATTCAATGTGCTATACTGGCCGGGAATGTAG
- a CDS encoding helix-turn-helix domain-containing protein yields MEKKDNSPLKITTISELHQILNVPKPLHPLISLVDNTEISVDKTYLDRSFTLSFFKISYKFSENGKMGYGQGYYDFNEGGMMFTAPNQVLSTEEDSEYHGYTLFIHQDFLRNYPLAKNIKKYGFFSYDTNEALHLSDKEKTLIVGLLNNINDELNTAIDEISQDVIISYIEVLLNYSNRFYKRQFITRKVVNNDLLSKMEHLLEDYFNQQKTLTKGLPTVEFLASELNLSPHYLSDMLRNLTGQNAQQHIHEKLIEKAKEYLTTTSFSVSEVAYQLGFEHSQSFNKLFKKKTNMTPLSYKQSFN; encoded by the coding sequence ATGGAAAAGAAAGACAATTCTCCGTTGAAAATCACAACCATTTCAGAGCTTCATCAGATTCTGAATGTGCCGAAGCCGCTTCATCCGCTGATCAGTCTGGTGGATAATACGGAAATAAGTGTAGATAAAACCTATCTCGACCGAAGCTTTACGTTGAGTTTTTTTAAGATTTCCTATAAATTTTCCGAGAACGGGAAGATGGGATACGGACAGGGATATTATGATTTCAATGAAGGCGGAATGATGTTTACGGCTCCCAATCAGGTACTTTCTACGGAGGAAGATTCAGAATATCATGGCTATACTTTATTTATTCATCAGGATTTTTTGCGGAATTATCCTTTGGCGAAAAATATAAAGAAATATGGCTTCTTTTCTTACGATACGAATGAAGCTTTGCATTTATCCGATAAAGAAAAAACTTTAATAGTAGGATTGCTGAATAATATTAATGATGAGCTCAATACGGCTATTGATGAGATAAGTCAGGACGTTATCATCTCATATATTGAAGTTTTGTTAAACTACAGCAACCGTTTTTACAAAAGACAATTCATCACCAGAAAAGTGGTCAACAACGACCTTCTTTCTAAAATGGAACATCTTCTGGAAGATTATTTCAACCAGCAGAAAACCTTGACAAAAGGGCTTCCTACGGTAGAATTTCTGGCTTCAGAGCTTAATCTTTCTCCCCATTATCTGAGTGATATGCTTAGAAATCTTACCGGACAAAATGCGCAGCAGCACATTCACGAAAAGCTGATTGAAAAAGCAAAGGAATATTTGACCACCACAAGCTTTTCCGTCTCGGAAGTAGCTTATCAGCTGGGGTTTGAACATTCGCAGTCTTTCAATAAATTATTTAAAAAGAAAACAAATATGACGCCTTTGAGCTATAAACAGTCTTTTAATTAA
- the uvrA gene encoding excinuclease ABC subunit UvrA: MANTTDIDIKKQIFVKNAHLNNLKHIDVLIPKNKLIVITGVSGSGKSSLAFDTIYAEGQRRYVESLSSYARQFLGKLEKPKVDDIKGLAPSIAIQQKVISSNPRSTVGTSTEIYDYMKLLFARIGKTFSPVSGEEVKKDSVSDVVDFIKTSKKDTSFLLTAPLEYDIANFGENLNVLKLAGFTRLEINGNVAGIEDLESFGFTPEKGMEINLVIDRFSYEEDESFLQRLADSIQMAFYEGRGYCSLKDVDTGKIKEFSNKFELDGIEFLEPNVHFFSFNNPYGACPTCEGYGKVIGIDEDLVVPNKTLSIFEDAVVSWKGESMSEWKKAFIKKAKDFPIHKPYHQLSKEQKSYLWKGDGSSSFPSINNFFKMLEENLYKIQYRVMLSRYRGKTLCPTCEGLRLREETSWVKIDGHNIQSMIELPLDELSPLVNSLKLSEHDQEIAKRLLYEITTRLEFLLKVGLGYLTLNRTSNTLSGGESQRINLATSLGSSLVGSIYILDEPSIGLHSRDTENLIEVLMNLRDLGNTVIVVEHDEDVMKAADYIIDIGPEAGYLGGELVFAGDYKDLKDADTLTSKYLTGRLEIEVPKKRRGAKEWINIKGARQNNLKNIDVDVPLENLVVISGVSGSGKSTLMKEILTNDIQIQLGMGGKKGDYDSVDFPKKLIKNIELIDQNPIGKSSRSNPVTYLKAYDDIRDLFAKQKVAKMMGYKPKHFSFNVDGGRCDECKGEGVINVSMQFMADIELECEVCKGTRFKSEILEVRYDEKNISDILHMTVDNALEFFKDNHEEKIVTKLRPLQEVGLGYLQLGQSSSTLSGGEAQRVKLASFLVKGVTTDKTLFIFDEPSTGLHFHDIQKLLKSLQALIDLGHSVIVIEHQPDIIKCADYIIDIGPEAGKHGGEVVFAGTPEDLVKNKKSHTAKYIKEKLGK; encoded by the coding sequence ATGGCTAATACAACAGATATAGATATAAAGAAGCAGATTTTTGTTAAAAACGCACACCTTAACAATCTGAAACACATCGATGTACTCATCCCGAAAAATAAGCTGATCGTCATCACAGGAGTTTCCGGAAGTGGAAAATCTTCATTGGCTTTCGACACTATTTATGCGGAGGGACAGAGAAGATACGTAGAGAGTTTGAGCTCTTATGCACGTCAGTTTTTGGGAAAACTGGAAAAACCGAAAGTTGATGATATTAAAGGACTGGCTCCATCCATTGCGATCCAGCAGAAGGTAATTTCTTCCAATCCGCGTTCTACGGTAGGAACTTCAACGGAAATTTACGATTATATGAAACTTCTTTTTGCAAGAATCGGGAAAACATTTTCTCCGGTTTCGGGGGAAGAAGTGAAAAAAGATTCGGTTTCCGATGTGGTAGATTTTATTAAAACATCAAAAAAAGATACTTCATTTTTACTGACAGCTCCGCTGGAATATGATATTGCTAATTTTGGCGAAAACCTGAATGTCTTAAAGCTGGCAGGTTTCACAAGGCTGGAAATCAACGGAAATGTAGCAGGAATCGAGGATCTGGAAAGTTTTGGCTTTACTCCCGAAAAAGGAATGGAGATCAATCTTGTGATCGACCGTTTTTCTTACGAAGAAGATGAAAGCTTCCTTCAGCGTTTGGCAGATTCTATCCAGATGGCTTTCTATGAAGGTCGCGGATATTGCTCATTAAAAGATGTTGATACCGGGAAAATCAAGGAATTTTCGAATAAATTTGAGCTTGACGGTATAGAATTTCTTGAACCGAATGTTCATTTTTTCAGTTTTAATAATCCTTACGGCGCTTGTCCAACCTGTGAAGGCTACGGAAAAGTAATCGGAATCGATGAAGATCTTGTCGTTCCCAACAAAACATTATCCATTTTTGAAGACGCCGTTGTTTCCTGGAAAGGAGAAAGCATGAGCGAATGGAAAAAAGCTTTCATTAAAAAAGCGAAAGACTTCCCTATTCATAAGCCTTATCATCAATTAAGCAAAGAACAGAAAAGTTATCTTTGGAAAGGTGACGGAAGTTCGAGCTTTCCATCGATCAATAATTTCTTCAAAATGCTTGAAGAAAATTTATACAAAATCCAATATCGTGTAATGCTTTCCAGATATCGCGGAAAAACACTCTGCCCTACCTGCGAAGGCTTGAGATTGCGTGAGGAAACAAGCTGGGTGAAAATCGACGGGCACAATATCCAGTCGATGATCGAGCTTCCTCTGGACGAACTTTCACCTTTGGTAAACAGCTTAAAACTGTCTGAACACGATCAGGAAATTGCTAAAAGATTATTATACGAAATTACAACCCGCCTAGAATTTTTATTAAAAGTCGGATTAGGATATTTAACATTAAACAGAACCTCAAATACGCTTTCCGGTGGTGAAAGCCAGAGAATTAACCTTGCAACGAGTTTGGGAAGTTCTTTGGTAGGATCTATTTATATTCTGGATGAACCTTCCATCGGCCTTCACTCCAGAGATACGGAAAATTTAATTGAAGTTTTGATGAATCTTCGTGACCTCGGAAATACGGTAATCGTTGTAGAACACGATGAAGACGTCATGAAAGCTGCAGATTATATCATCGATATTGGCCCGGAAGCGGGTTATCTAGGTGGTGAACTGGTTTTCGCAGGAGATTATAAAGACCTGAAAGATGCAGATACTTTGACATCGAAATACCTTACAGGAAGACTTGAAATTGAAGTTCCGAAAAAGAGAAGAGGTGCCAAAGAATGGATCAATATAAAAGGAGCCCGACAAAATAACCTTAAAAACATTGATGTGGATGTTCCTCTGGAAAATCTGGTGGTGATTTCCGGGGTTTCAGGAAGTGGAAAATCTACTTTAATGAAGGAAATCCTTACGAATGATATTCAGATTCAGTTGGGAATGGGCGGTAAAAAAGGTGATTACGATTCTGTGGACTTTCCGAAAAAATTAATTAAAAATATTGAATTAATTGATCAGAACCCGATCGGAAAATCTTCAAGATCCAATCCGGTAACGTATTTGAAAGCTTATGACGACATCAGAGACCTGTTTGCCAAGCAGAAAGTTGCAAAAATGATGGGTTACAAGCCAAAGCATTTCTCCTTCAACGTCGATGGCGGAAGATGCGATGAATGTAAAGGGGAAGGCGTTATTAATGTTTCGATGCAGTTCATGGCAGATATCGAGCTGGAATGTGAAGTTTGTAAAGGCACACGTTTCAAGAGCGAAATTCTCGAAGTGAGATATGACGAGAAAAATATTTCCGATATTCTTCACATGACGGTAGATAATGCTTTGGAGTTCTTTAAAGATAATCATGAAGAAAAAATCGTGACCAAATTAAGACCTCTGCAGGAAGTTGGCTTAGGATATCTTCAGTTGGGACAGAGCTCCTCTACCCTTTCCGGAGGTGAAGCCCAGCGTGTGAAACTGGCATCATTCCTTGTAAAAGGTGTTACGACGGATAAGACATTATTCATTTTTGATGAACCTTCAACGGGGCTGCATTTCCATGATATTCAAAAATTACTGAAATCTTTGCAGGCTCTGATCGATCTTGGTCACTCCGTGATTGTCATTGAACATCAGCCGGATATCATCAAATGTGCAGACTATATCATCGACATTGGTCCTGAAGCCGGAAAACACGGCGGCGAAGTTGTTTTCGCAGGAACACCGGAAGATTTGGTTAAAAATAAAAAATCTCACACAGCGAAATATATTAAAGAAAAGCTGGGGAAATAA